The following coding sequences are from one Desulfosporosinus orientis DSM 765 window:
- the trpD gene encoding anthranilate phosphoribosyltransferase, whose product MITNAIYKIVNGQDLDLNTTKAVMEQIMNGEASNAQIGSFLTAMRMKGESIEEITACAMVMREKCTKLKTGMDVLDIVGTGGDEANTFNISTISAILVSAAGVPVAKHGNRSVSSKCGSADLLEALGVKIDISAEKSEQILREIGLCFMFAPTYHASMKYAAPVRRELAIRTIFNILGPLANPAGANTQLLGVYDENLVEPLARVLLNLGVKRAMVVHGHDGLDEVTLCSTTTVCEVYEGRLNSFFLDPEQLGFAKCAAEELVGGNPEENAKIALDILNGQKGAKRDIVLLNAAICLYMFHSHTTLRDCVRLAADIIDSGKAKAQLERFIALSNEVEL is encoded by the coding sequence ATGATTACCAATGCCATCTATAAAATTGTCAATGGGCAGGATTTAGATCTTAATACCACCAAAGCTGTGATGGAACAAATTATGAATGGAGAAGCAAGCAATGCCCAAATCGGCTCCTTTTTGACGGCTATGAGGATGAAAGGGGAAAGCATCGAAGAAATCACAGCTTGTGCCATGGTCATGCGGGAGAAATGCACGAAACTCAAAACGGGCATGGATGTGCTGGACATTGTGGGAACCGGGGGCGATGAAGCTAATACTTTCAACATTTCCACCATCAGCGCCATCCTCGTATCGGCCGCCGGTGTACCTGTAGCTAAGCATGGCAATAGGTCGGTATCCAGCAAATGCGGGAGTGCGGATTTGCTGGAAGCTTTAGGGGTTAAGATTGATATCAGTGCCGAAAAGAGTGAACAAATCCTGCGCGAGATCGGCTTATGCTTTATGTTTGCCCCCACTTATCACGCTTCCATGAAATATGCCGCTCCTGTCCGGCGGGAGCTGGCTATCCGGACCATCTTCAATATTCTGGGGCCTTTGGCTAACCCGGCCGGTGCCAATACTCAACTTTTAGGTGTTTATGATGAGAATTTAGTGGAACCCCTTGCCAGGGTACTTTTGAATTTAGGGGTTAAACGGGCTATGGTGGTGCATGGACATGATGGATTAGATGAGGTAACCCTGTGCAGCACAACAACGGTCTGCGAGGTTTATGAAGGCAGGCTGAACAGTTTCTTCCTTGATCCCGAACAGCTGGGTTTTGCCAAATGTGCTGCGGAAGAACTGGTGGGAGGGAATCCGGAAGAAAACGCTAAAATTGCGTTGGATATCTTAAATGGACAAAAGGGAGCGAAACGGGATATTGTTTTATTGAATGCGGCAATATGTTTGTATATGTTTCACAGCCATACGACTCTCCGTGACTGCGTGAGACTGGCCGCCGACATTATTGACAGCGGTAAGGCCAAGGCCCAGCTGGAACGGTTTATCGCTCTTTCTAACGAGGTAGAGCTATGA
- a CDS encoding NADH peroxidase, with translation MKKFVCSVCGYIFEGNEAPDQCPQCKAAKEKFTEKAEGVLQWADEHKVGIAQGVDPEVIEGLRANFTGECTEVGMYLAMSRQADREGYPEVAEAYKRIAWEEAEHAAKFAELLGEVVEADTKKNLQLRVDAEYGATQGKKDLATLAKKLNLDAIHDTVHEMCKDEARHGKAFKGLLERYF, from the coding sequence ATGAAAAAATTTGTTTGCAGTGTCTGTGGTTACATCTTCGAAGGAAATGAAGCTCCCGATCAATGCCCTCAATGTAAAGCCGCCAAGGAAAAATTCACCGAGAAAGCCGAAGGGGTATTGCAATGGGCTGATGAGCATAAAGTCGGCATCGCTCAAGGGGTTGACCCTGAAGTTATCGAAGGTTTAAGAGCTAACTTCACTGGTGAGTGCACTGAAGTGGGTATGTACCTGGCTATGAGCCGCCAGGCTGACCGTGAAGGTTATCCTGAGGTTGCCGAAGCTTATAAGCGTATCGCCTGGGAAGAAGCCGAGCATGCTGCTAAATTTGCCGAGCTCTTAGGTGAGGTTGTGGAAGCTGATACCAAAAAGAACCTCCAGCTCAGAGTGGACGCCGAATATGGTGCAACTCAAGGCAAGAAAGACCTGGCTACCTTAGCTAAAAAGCTTAACTTAGACGCCATTCACGATACAGTTCATGAAATGTGTAAAGATGAAGCCCGCCACGGCAAAGCTTTCAAAGGATTACTCGAGAGATATTTCTAA
- a CDS encoding putative ABC transporter permease subunit, with product MKILLPPPLSSPPPEHSFHQDFMLLLRNQLRVSWNKLRHRPVGALIGMVGLLIGLIAIVVSLGIFAYGSLKALSPNTVQGFLSMLFMVGLGGQIFFGITAAFAALYMSEDLELLFMAPVSTKAVFAVKSLVVIGSNFFTAVLFAFLPGIFYGLLFKAEVSFYILVLLVGLGLWAIGTAIAELINLLVMRIIPPHRSKEAIGFIGGLAGIIIAIGFQLPNMLINSGNRFDIGSWLGRQEQMLSVMKFFPWGWGSSALVAGISQNFLAGLGWSQLLLLVGVLLFLIAFNLVERGFRRGFISLSQGERGKRRKAKVEGNETKQQKDPSLAVLKQEVVPQASPWLGMWAVAKKDLLSMKRDTREWFGYLVPLIIMLFFVAQFLFSSVRTSRSSLITVLIMYTIMFSGNMALQSFGREGESDWLLNSVPLAGWPVVWGKLLAAILPTLLLMEALLVGTALAIGVSKTLIVALAIGAVFLSLGSSSIGLFYSINNCRYNPDTPQQRIAPGASLFMYLINLFFILFLALGLTYLFLPDELVAALREFPAVTYEGGLLSGLFYGIYLLSRPLLWSNTWRIFLGVIVTGGVWAVMFFGFMAATVRQSRKGFRVEIIAGKKKSKLGKRRLAREKS from the coding sequence ATGAAAATCTTATTGCCTCCGCCATTGTCCAGTCCTCCGCCGGAACATTCATTTCATCAGGATTTTATGCTGCTGCTTAGAAATCAACTGCGAGTGAGCTGGAATAAGCTGCGTCACAGGCCAGTGGGAGCCCTCATCGGTATGGTGGGGCTTTTAATAGGCTTGATTGCCATTGTTGTTTCCCTGGGGATCTTTGCATACGGGTCTTTAAAAGCCCTGTCTCCCAATACAGTCCAGGGTTTTCTATCTATGTTATTTATGGTGGGATTAGGGGGACAGATCTTTTTTGGTATTACAGCAGCATTTGCGGCCCTTTATATGTCCGAGGATCTGGAGCTTTTGTTCATGGCCCCGGTCTCTACTAAAGCAGTGTTTGCCGTAAAATCTTTAGTGGTTATTGGAAGCAATTTTTTTACGGCTGTCTTGTTTGCTTTCTTACCCGGAATATTTTACGGGTTGCTTTTTAAAGCGGAAGTCTCATTCTATATTCTGGTTTTGTTGGTCGGTCTTGGTTTATGGGCCATTGGGACTGCCATCGCTGAACTCATCAATCTGTTGGTGATGCGCATTATTCCGCCCCATCGCAGTAAGGAAGCTATCGGTTTTATAGGTGGCTTGGCAGGAATAATCATTGCCATCGGTTTTCAGCTTCCGAATATGCTAATCAACAGCGGAAACCGGTTTGATATCGGCTCTTGGCTGGGACGCCAGGAACAGATGCTTAGTGTCATGAAATTTTTCCCCTGGGGATGGGGTTCGTCAGCACTGGTTGCGGGGATTTCCCAAAATTTCTTAGCAGGGCTGGGCTGGAGTCAGTTATTACTTTTGGTTGGGGTACTACTTTTTTTAATAGCCTTTAATCTTGTCGAGAGAGGATTCCGCAGAGGCTTCATTTCCCTTAGCCAAGGGGAAAGGGGAAAACGCCGCAAGGCTAAGGTCGAAGGGAACGAGACAAAGCAGCAGAAGGACCCTTCCCTGGCTGTCCTTAAGCAAGAGGTTGTACCCCAGGCCTCTCCATGGTTAGGAATGTGGGCCGTAGCCAAAAAAGATTTGCTCTCAATGAAGCGGGACACCCGGGAGTGGTTTGGCTACTTAGTTCCTCTGATTATTATGCTTTTCTTTGTTGCACAATTTTTATTTTCATCCGTCAGAACGTCCCGTAGTTCCTTAATAACCGTGTTGATCATGTATACCATTATGTTCAGCGGCAATATGGCTTTGCAATCCTTTGGCCGTGAAGGAGAATCCGACTGGCTCTTAAACAGTGTGCCTCTGGCAGGATGGCCGGTGGTATGGGGTAAGTTATTAGCGGCAATTTTACCTACCTTGTTATTAATGGAAGCTTTGTTAGTCGGGACCGCCCTGGCTATAGGGGTTTCTAAGACTCTCATTGTTGCTTTGGCCATTGGAGCAGTGTTTCTCTCTTTAGGCTCAAGTTCTATCGGGCTTTTTTATTCCATTAATAACTGCCGTTATAATCCGGATACACCTCAGCAGAGGATAGCACCAGGTGCCTCCTTGTTTATGTACCTGATTAACTTATTTTTCATACTTTTTTTGGCTCTGGGTTTAACCTATCTGTTTTTGCCGGATGAGCTGGTTGCAGCTCTTAGGGAATTTCCGGCGGTTACCTACGAAGGAGGCTTGCTCTCGGGGCTGTTTTATGGAATCTATCTTTTGAGCAGGCCACTCTTATGGTCAAACACCTGGCGGATTTTTCTGGGGGTTATTGTAACGGGCGGAGTATGGGCGGTTATGTTTTTTGGATTTATGGCGGCTACCGTTCGACAGAGCCGGAAAGGATTTCGTGTTGAAATTATTGCAGGCAAAAAGAAAAGTAAGTTAGGTAAACGGCGTCTGGCTCGTGAAAAGTCCTAA
- a CDS encoding NADH peroxidase, with protein sequence MKKFVCSVCGYIFEGNEAPDQCPQCKAAKEKFSEKTEGVLQWADEHKVGIAQGVDPEVIEGLRANFTGECTEVGMYLAMSRQADREGYPEVAEAYKRIAWEEAEHAAKFAELLGEVVEADTKKNLQLRVDAEYGATQGKKDLATLAKKLNLDAIHDTVHEMCKDEARHGKAFKGLLERYF encoded by the coding sequence ATGAAGAAATTTGTTTGCAGTGTCTGTGGTTACATCTTTGAAGGAAATGAAGCTCCTGATCAATGCCCTCAATGTAAAGCCGCTAAGGAAAAATTCTCTGAGAAGACTGAAGGGGTATTGCAATGGGCTGATGAGCATAAAGTTGGCATCGCTCAAGGGGTTGACCCTGAAGTTATCGAAGGCTTAAGAGCTAACTTCACCGGGGAATGCACTGAAGTGGGTATGTATTTGGCTATGAGCCGCCAGGCTGATCGTGAAGGTTATCCTGAGGTTGCCGAAGCTTATAAGCGCATCGCTTGGGAAGAAGCCGAGCATGCTGCTAAATTCGCCGAGCTCTTAGGTGAAGTTGTGGAAGCCGATACTAAAAAGAATCTCCAGCTCAGAGTAGATGCTGAATATGGCGCAACTCAAGGCAAGAAAGACCTGGCTACCTTAGCTAAAAAGCTTAACTTAGACGCCATTCACGATACAGTTCATGAAATGTGTAAAGATGAAGCCCGCCATGGCAAAGCTTTCAAAGGATTACTCGAGAGATATTTCTAA
- a CDS encoding ABC transporter ATP-binding protein, giving the protein MESVLIKTHGLTKRYGSVSVVKGLDLEVKSGEIFGFLGPNGAGKTTTIKMLTGLLDPSEGEALICNYDISKQPTQAKSLMAYVPDQPKLYGKLSAREFLYLISALYRVPKDVMKERAEQLLSLFGLQERADELLEGYSHGMRQKVVLASALIHQPKVILLDEPTVGLDPASARLLKDVLQEMAQQGAAVFVSTHILEIAERMCHRVGILKDGSLIAQGSPEELRRKVGHEGESLEDIFLELTGGHENAELIKSLEEG; this is encoded by the coding sequence GTGGAATCTGTTTTAATTAAGACTCATGGATTAACGAAACGGTATGGGTCAGTATCTGTGGTCAAGGGACTTGATTTAGAAGTTAAGAGCGGGGAAATATTCGGTTTCTTAGGGCCCAATGGCGCAGGCAAAACAACGACCATTAAAATGTTAACAGGTCTGCTGGACCCTAGTGAAGGAGAGGCTTTAATCTGTAATTATGATATTAGCAAACAGCCTACTCAAGCTAAATCCCTGATGGCCTATGTACCTGATCAACCTAAATTATATGGCAAGCTTTCGGCACGAGAATTCTTGTACCTTATTTCTGCCCTTTACAGAGTACCAAAGGATGTCATGAAAGAAAGGGCGGAGCAGCTGCTGAGTTTATTCGGACTTCAAGAACGAGCGGATGAGCTGCTGGAAGGCTATTCCCATGGCATGCGCCAGAAAGTGGTATTAGCTTCAGCGCTTATCCACCAGCCCAAAGTAATTCTTCTCGATGAGCCTACCGTGGGTCTTGATCCGGCTAGTGCCCGGCTGCTTAAGGATGTTCTGCAGGAAATGGCTCAACAAGGCGCGGCGGTATTTGTATCCACACATATTTTAGAGATTGCCGAAAGAATGTGCCATCGTGTAGGCATTCTTAAAGATGGCTCTCTCATTGCTCAGGGCAGCCCTGAAGAGCTGCGGCGGAAGGTAGGGCATGAAGGAGAAAGTTTGGAAGATATCTTCTTAGAGCTTACAGGCGGTCATGAAAATGCTGAACTAATTAAAAGCCTGGAGGAGGGATAA
- the trpC gene encoding indole-3-glycerol phosphate synthase TrpC: MILDEIVNYTKGRVQALKEAKPMEEIIKAALGTEKKHSFAFAKALAGEGMAFICEVKKASPSKGIISERFPYLEIAQAYEQAGANAISVLTEPHFFLGSDQYLKDIKAQVNIPVLRKDFIIDPYQIYEAKVIGADAVLLICSLLDLKTLKDYLQLVESLGLSALVETHTEEEIDRALEAGAAIIGINNRNLKTFEVDLQTTISLRRHVPKDKILVSESGIKTAEDMERLRHSQVDAVLIGEAFMRQEDKAALMRNLQSSEEEA, encoded by the coding sequence ATGATACTGGATGAGATTGTTAACTATACAAAAGGAAGAGTCCAAGCCTTAAAAGAGGCTAAGCCTATGGAGGAAATCATCAAGGCAGCCCTTGGCACGGAAAAAAAACATTCCTTTGCCTTTGCAAAGGCCTTGGCCGGTGAGGGGATGGCCTTCATTTGTGAAGTGAAGAAAGCTTCGCCTTCTAAAGGGATCATCAGCGAAAGGTTCCCTTATCTGGAGATTGCTCAAGCCTACGAGCAGGCAGGGGCCAATGCGATTTCCGTATTGACGGAACCACATTTTTTCCTGGGCAGTGATCAGTATTTAAAAGATATAAAAGCTCAGGTGAATATTCCTGTGCTGAGGAAGGACTTTATCATAGATCCTTATCAGATTTATGAGGCAAAGGTCATAGGAGCGGATGCAGTACTGTTGATCTGCAGCTTGCTGGATTTGAAGACCCTTAAGGACTATCTTCAGCTGGTGGAAAGCTTGGGGCTTTCAGCTTTGGTTGAGACCCATACTGAGGAGGAAATTGATCGGGCCTTAGAAGCGGGGGCAGCCATCATTGGCATTAACAACAGAAACTTAAAAACCTTTGAGGTTGATTTGCAGACAACCATTTCCCTCCGCCGGCATGTGCCTAAGGATAAAATTTTGGTGTCTGAAAGCGGTATTAAGACAGCGGAGGATATGGAACGCCTGCGCCATAGCCAGGTTGATGCCGTATTAATTGGCGAAGCTTTTATGCGCCAGGAGGATAAGGCAGCCTTAATGAGAAACTTGCAAAGCAGCGAGGAGGAGGCTTAG
- a CDS encoding DUF3793 family protein — MPEQLYLNDIEHLEELVAWAMNAASQDKKLFLIESLAPLVLGKKPSVLLNVFFENPEEWETFKKLLFQHNALQIRVIRKLNGRLQVMFYHRHLLDSVLRQDPILAFLKALSYPETYSLDNYLCFLQQKIISLEFPDEIGVFLGYPLKDVLGFMGLLPLPYIRTQGWRIYGDEKLSNEIYESCRQARNTMKIIAQKIVLWPPK; from the coding sequence GTGCCGGAACAGTTGTATCTTAACGACATTGAACATTTAGAAGAACTAGTGGCTTGGGCAATGAATGCAGCCTCTCAGGACAAGAAACTGTTTCTTATTGAAAGCCTTGCCCCTCTGGTCTTAGGGAAAAAGCCTTCGGTACTTTTGAATGTGTTCTTTGAGAATCCAGAAGAATGGGAGACTTTTAAAAAACTATTATTTCAACATAATGCTCTGCAAATTAGAGTAATCCGCAAGCTAAACGGGCGTCTGCAAGTGATGTTTTATCATAGGCACCTTTTAGATTCTGTATTACGTCAAGACCCAATTTTAGCCTTTCTAAAGGCTTTAAGCTACCCTGAGACATACTCTTTAGACAACTATCTCTGTTTTCTCCAGCAAAAAATAATATCTCTTGAATTTCCTGACGAGATAGGAGTTTTCTTAGGCTATCCCTTAAAAGATGTCTTAGGGTTTATGGGACTCTTACCTCTTCCTTATATTCGGACTCAAGGGTGGCGTATTTATGGGGATGAAAAACTCTCCAATGAAATTTATGAAAGCTGCAGGCAAGCTCGCAACACGATGAAAATAATTGCTCAGAAAATAGTATTATGGCCCCCAAAATAG
- a CDS encoding branched-chain amino acid aminotransferase produces MTDISVTKVEKLGVIPTDDQLGFGKIFTDHMFVMDYATGKGWHSPRIVPYGDFAFAPATIVFHYGQAIFEGMKAFRAKDNQIAVFRARHYLNRFNRSASHLCIPPIDVEEVRSGLFKLLELDKKWIPGKLGTSLYIRPFIISTDDYIGVKVASTYKLFIILSPVGAYYDNGFNPVSIKVEDKYVRATKGGLGQAKTPANYAMSLNAQAEAHQEGFDQVLWLDAVHRKYVEEVGTMNIFFKIKGEIITPELSGSILGGITRQTVLELAQSWGLKTAERQISIEEVYEAHAKGELEEVFGTGTAAVISPVGELSWKGQKITINNNQTGELSQKLFDYVTGVQYGTVPDEFNWMDHVNSTI; encoded by the coding sequence ATGACTGATATTTCTGTAACCAAAGTAGAGAAACTTGGAGTTATACCTACCGATGATCAGTTAGGTTTCGGGAAAATATTTACGGATCATATGTTTGTTATGGACTACGCGACAGGCAAAGGCTGGCATTCCCCCCGCATCGTTCCTTACGGTGACTTTGCCTTTGCCCCTGCAACCATCGTTTTTCATTATGGCCAGGCGATCTTTGAAGGCATGAAAGCCTTCCGGGCTAAGGACAATCAAATTGCCGTCTTCCGGGCCAGACATTACCTGAACCGCTTTAATCGCTCGGCAAGTCATCTCTGCATTCCTCCTATTGATGTGGAAGAAGTGAGATCCGGCTTGTTTAAGCTTTTGGAACTGGACAAAAAATGGATTCCCGGTAAACTGGGGACTTCCCTTTATATTCGTCCCTTCATTATTTCAACAGATGACTACATTGGAGTTAAAGTTGCCAGCACCTATAAACTATTTATCATTCTTTCACCCGTGGGAGCCTATTATGACAACGGCTTTAATCCCGTCAGCATTAAAGTGGAAGACAAATATGTCCGGGCTACCAAAGGCGGACTGGGTCAGGCTAAAACCCCGGCCAATTATGCTATGAGTCTGAACGCTCAAGCCGAAGCCCACCAAGAAGGCTTTGACCAGGTATTATGGCTGGACGCTGTTCACCGCAAATATGTGGAAGAAGTGGGAACCATGAATATCTTCTTTAAAATCAAGGGCGAGATTATCACCCCGGAACTCAGCGGCAGCATTCTTGGCGGCATAACCCGGCAAACCGTCCTGGAATTAGCTCAGAGTTGGGGACTAAAAACAGCGGAACGACAGATTTCCATCGAAGAAGTCTATGAAGCTCATGCCAAAGGCGAGCTGGAAGAAGTGTTCGGCACCGGAACCGCTGCTGTTATCTCCCCTGTTGGTGAACTTTCCTGGAAAGGCCAAAAAATCACCATTAACAACAATCAAACAGGGGAATTATCCCAAAAACTCTTTGACTATGTTACCGGTGTTCAATACGGCACTGTCCCCGATGAATTCAATTGGATGGATCATGTTAATTCAACTATATAA
- a CDS encoding anthranilate synthase component II, giving the protein MILLIDNYDSFSYNLYQAIGVVNEDIQVVRNDELSAAEIKVLQPSHIVISPGPGFPADAGECERIILEMKETTPILGVCLGHQAICEAFGAKIVHAQKMMHGKKSSIHIANGNEIFKGLPPIIEAARYHSLIAEKVGIPDELLVIAEDQNGEIMGVKHRDYEVYGVQFHPESILTTKGQQIIANFLSLGGSEQ; this is encoded by the coding sequence ATGATCTTACTGATAGACAACTATGACAGCTTTTCCTATAACCTGTATCAAGCCATTGGCGTAGTCAATGAGGATATCCAAGTGGTGCGCAATGACGAACTGAGTGCGGCGGAAATCAAAGTCCTGCAGCCTTCTCACATTGTCATTTCCCCGGGACCGGGCTTCCCTGCCGATGCCGGGGAATGTGAAAGAATCATTTTGGAGATGAAAGAAACAACCCCAATCCTGGGAGTCTGTTTAGGTCATCAAGCCATCTGTGAGGCCTTTGGGGCGAAAATCGTCCATGCCCAAAAAATGATGCACGGCAAAAAGAGCAGCATCCATATTGCCAACGGCAATGAGATATTTAAGGGGCTGCCGCCAATTATTGAAGCGGCCCGCTATCATTCTCTGATTGCCGAGAAAGTGGGGATTCCTGACGAATTGTTAGTCATCGCCGAAGACCAGAACGGCGAGATTATGGGTGTAAAGCACCGGGATTATGAGGTTTATGGTGTTCAGTTTCATCCCGAATCCATTTTAACCACCAAAGGGCAACAAATTATTGCCAATTTCCTGAGCTTAGGGGGGAGTGAACAATGA
- the trpE gene encoding anthranilate synthase component I: MLRPTLDEAKSMAPGYTVLPVSREIYADIKTPIALLKAINTISHQYYLLESVEGGEVWGRYSFLGFDPITQINCKDHKMEIDNGTIIKLEGHNPTTVIREILAQYKTPRFDFLPPFTGGFVGYFAYDFIKYYETTLQPQSRDEANFNDLELMLFDKVIAYDHLKQKIIIIINIKTDALEEGYRKASYEIDNIIKLIKQTVSEEANKPVLKSELHSDTSKHRFEEMVRKAKEHIYNGDVFQVVLSRLFTAQMEGSLMDTYRVLRTTNPSPYMFFIKTKDVEIAGTSPETLVKLQNGNLSTYPLAGTRERGKDEIEDKLIEEELMQDEKELSEHNMLVDLGRNDLGRISQFGSVKVKDYLKILRFSHVMHIASEVNSEIRNDKDALDAIMSVLPAGTLSGAPKIRACEIIDDLEETRRGIYGGAVGYIDFSGNMDTCIAIRMAVKKEDRVYVQAGAGIVADSVPENEYIECQNKAMAVIRALKLSQEEMD, from the coding sequence ATGTTAAGACCTACCTTAGATGAAGCAAAAAGTATGGCCCCAGGATATACAGTTTTACCTGTCAGCAGAGAAATTTATGCCGATATTAAAACTCCCATTGCCTTACTGAAAGCAATCAATACTATCAGCCACCAGTATTATTTGCTGGAAAGTGTCGAGGGCGGTGAAGTTTGGGGGAGGTATTCATTTTTGGGTTTCGATCCCATTACTCAGATTAACTGTAAGGACCATAAAATGGAGATCGATAACGGAACCATTATTAAGCTGGAAGGGCACAATCCAACCACAGTGATCCGGGAGATTCTAGCTCAATATAAAACTCCCCGTTTTGATTTCCTGCCTCCTTTTACAGGTGGATTCGTAGGTTACTTTGCTTATGACTTCATTAAGTATTATGAAACAACCCTCCAGCCCCAAAGCAGGGATGAGGCCAATTTTAATGATTTGGAATTAATGTTGTTTGATAAAGTGATTGCCTATGATCATCTGAAACAAAAGATTATCATCATTATCAATATCAAAACAGATGCCTTAGAAGAAGGGTACAGAAAAGCCAGCTATGAAATTGACAATATCATCAAGCTAATCAAGCAAACTGTCTCCGAGGAGGCCAATAAGCCTGTTTTGAAATCCGAGCTGCACTCGGATACCAGCAAACATCGCTTTGAGGAAATGGTTCGAAAAGCGAAGGAGCATATCTATAACGGAGATGTTTTTCAAGTTGTATTGTCAAGGCTGTTTACCGCGCAGATGGAAGGAAGCTTGATGGACACCTACCGGGTTTTAAGAACTACCAATCCCTCGCCCTATATGTTTTTTATTAAAACTAAAGATGTTGAAATCGCCGGAACATCACCTGAAACCTTAGTAAAGCTTCAAAACGGCAATCTCTCTACCTATCCCTTGGCCGGTACCAGAGAGAGGGGAAAGGACGAAATAGAAGATAAGCTCATTGAGGAAGAGTTAATGCAAGACGAAAAAGAACTCAGTGAACACAACATGCTTGTGGATTTGGGCAGAAATGATTTAGGAAGAATCAGTCAATTCGGCAGTGTCAAAGTCAAAGATTATCTGAAAATCCTGCGTTTTTCCCATGTAATGCATATTGCCTCGGAAGTGAACAGTGAAATTAGAAATGACAAAGATGCCTTGGATGCCATTATGTCGGTACTGCCGGCTGGGACACTCTCCGGAGCGCCTAAGATCCGGGCTTGTGAAATCATCGATGATTTAGAGGAAACACGCCGGGGAATTTACGGAGGGGCAGTGGGGTACATCGATTTTTCCGGAAATATGGACACCTGTATTGCCATTCGCATGGCTGTCAAAAAAGAGGATAGGGTGTACGTTCAGGCCGGAGCAGGGATTGTCGCCGACAGTGTTCCGGAAAATGAATATATCGAGTGCCAAAATAAGGCCATGGCCGTCATTCGGGCCTTGAAATTATCCCAGGAGGAGATGGACTAA
- a CDS encoding flavodoxin family protein → MKVLVITGSPHSRGTTALLADEFCVGAKDAGHEVIRFETAKLNVHPCLGCYHCRDNDGSCVYDDDMTHVYPHLLTSEVVVLVTPLYYFGMTAQLKRVIDRFFAINPRLRKTPKGLYLIAACGDKDNWAMDALLVHFQTLCRYLHWQEGGKVLAIGAYTREDLKDSDYLMRAKNLGREL, encoded by the coding sequence ATGAAGGTATTAGTTATTACTGGAAGCCCCCATTCGCGGGGAACCACTGCGTTGTTAGCTGATGAGTTCTGTGTTGGCGCAAAAGATGCTGGTCACGAAGTTATTCGTTTTGAAACTGCAAAATTAAATGTCCACCCATGTCTTGGTTGTTATCATTGTCGTGATAACGATGGGAGCTGTGTTTACGATGATGATATGACGCATGTCTACCCACATCTCTTGACTTCGGAGGTGGTAGTCCTGGTAACACCACTCTATTATTTTGGTATGACAGCACAACTGAAACGTGTTATTGACCGTTTTTTCGCAATTAATCCCAGACTTCGTAAAACGCCTAAAGGACTTTATTTAATTGCTGCCTGTGGGGATAAGGATAACTGGGCTATGGATGCATTATTAGTTCATTTTCAAACCTTATGCCGCTACCTGCATTGGCAAGAAGGAGGAAAGGTCCTCGCTATCGGTGCATATACGCGCGAAGACCTAAAAGACAGTGATTACCTTATGCGGGCAAAAAATTTAGGCAGGGAACTATAA
- a CDS encoding phosphoribosylanthranilate isomerase — translation MTKIKICGLTRLCDIEAVNEALPDFAGFVFAESRRRIAPENALALRKVLNDGIKAVGVFVDARIEEILGICSQGIIDVIQLHGQENQDYINKLRDITGKPIIKAVRVRSGEDIKAAGGFSCHYLLLDAYSQKAQGGTGETFDWNLAAQVNKPFFLAGGLKRDNIIEAIETLAPFGVDISSGVESNKVKDREKILEIVDLIRR, via the coding sequence GTGACTAAAATTAAAATCTGCGGTTTGACCAGGTTGTGTGATATTGAAGCCGTCAACGAGGCTCTGCCGGATTTTGCCGGCTTTGTCTTTGCCGAAAGCAGGCGCAGGATTGCCCCGGAGAACGCCCTGGCTTTGAGAAAAGTCTTGAATGATGGGATTAAAGCGGTGGGAGTTTTTGTCGATGCCAGGATAGAGGAAATTCTGGGCATTTGCTCTCAAGGGATTATTGATGTTATTCAGCTACATGGGCAGGAAAACCAGGATTATATCAACAAGCTGAGAGATATAACCGGAAAACCCATCATTAAGGCAGTTAGGGTACGTTCAGGTGAGGATATTAAAGCAGCTGGGGGTTTTTCCTGTCATTATCTGCTTTTGGATGCTTATTCCCAAAAAGCACAGGGGGGAACAGGGGAAACCTTTGACTGGAACCTGGCAGCTCAAGTCAATAAGCCGTTTTTTCTTGCAGGCGGACTGAAGCGGGATAATATAATAGAGGCTATTGAAACCCTCGCTCCTTTCGGAGTTGATATTAGCAGCGGAGTAGAAAGCAATAAGGTAAAAGATCGGGAAAAAATTCTGGAGATAGTGGATTTAATCAGGAGGTAA